Proteins from a genomic interval of Candidatus Sericytochromatia bacterium:
- a CDS encoding phosphoribosyltransferase family protein has protein sequence MPAMDWLAGVLRLLYRRPCLVCQRHQDDVLCQRCRFSPPAPPRWEVPAGITGVLVGATYGAAPRVLVRALKYRGERAAIGPLVEAFPASPPWPHPLDWVVPVPAHRERLLQRPLDHAWELGHALAHRYRMPCRRSLRRVLATPLLHPLGPRARRAAIDGAFQVVDDCRGKRLLLLDDVLTTGATAEACARALRDHGAREVWLAVTTAVPRPPSGDCPQGDASGSQPWQRA, from the coding sequence ATGCCAGCGATGGATTGGCTGGCGGGCGTGTTGCGCCTGCTCTACCGGCGGCCTTGCCTGGTCTGTCAGCGCCATCAGGACGACGTGCTGTGTCAGCGGTGCCGATTCAGCCCTCCCGCGCCTCCTCGTTGGGAGGTGCCGGCCGGTATTACCGGCGTGCTGGTCGGGGCCACCTACGGTGCGGCACCGCGGGTGCTGGTCCGCGCCCTCAAGTACCGGGGCGAACGAGCGGCTATCGGGCCTCTGGTGGAGGCCTTTCCGGCCTCGCCCCCCTGGCCCCACCCGTTGGACTGGGTCGTCCCTGTGCCGGCCCATCGGGAGCGCCTCCTGCAGCGTCCGCTGGACCACGCTTGGGAACTGGGGCACGCGCTCGCCCACCGTTATCGGATGCCGTGTCGACGAAGCTTGCGCCGTGTCCTCGCCACGCCGCTGCTGCATCCCCTTGGGCCACGGGCACGACGAGCGGCGATCGATGGCGCGTTTCAGGTGGTGGATGACTGCCGTGGGAAGCGCCTGCTTCTGCTGGATGACGTGCTCACGACGGGCGCCACGGCGGAAGCCTGCGCCCGAGCCCTGCGGGACCACGGGGCCCGGGAAGTCTGGCTGGCCGTGACGACGGCGGTTCCCAGGCCCCCATCAGGGGACTGCCCTCAGGGGGACGCCAGCGGTTCACAGCCCTGGCAGAGGGCCTGA
- a CDS encoding DUF512 domain-containing protein: MGRRTRNKPQGGLIASVEPGSLAARLDLRPGDRLLAINGKTLRDIIDYRYEMAEEFVRLKVLREGKVCFFAQAKEIHEDFGLHFELAVFDNIIECHNKCSFCFIHQMARGLRHSLYIMDDDYRLSFLQGNFITLTNLKTHDWKRIYSDRLSPLNVSVHTTNPALRAEMIKHPRGGEIKRQLRRLAANGIDFHAQIVFCPGFNDGPELERTLRDLEEFKPHLLSVAIVPVGLTQFRQYLPKLSPVSPELARATIAQVRRWQTHYRARWGDPTVRLGDEFYLIADLPIPGHAHYGDYWQLGDGVGGAALMAHEFKRLAKHLPVRLTSPRRVTVVTGQAGERVLAPLVDRLNQVEGLTVTLAVLKSSFWGEQITVTGLLTYHDITTSLAGQSLGDAVVLSRIMLKDGTDLTLDGKQVGDIASALGVTVLAVENSARGLVSGVLGRAEVSLEGGEYAYHGPYEPNLPLAALN, from the coding sequence ATGGGACGTCGGACGAGGAATAAGCCGCAAGGCGGTCTGATTGCCTCTGTCGAGCCGGGCAGCCTTGCTGCCCGGCTCGATCTCCGTCCTGGGGATCGTCTGCTGGCGATCAACGGCAAGACGCTGCGGGACATCATCGATTACCGCTATGAGATGGCGGAGGAATTCGTTCGCCTGAAAGTGCTGCGCGAAGGCAAGGTGTGCTTCTTCGCCCAGGCCAAGGAGATTCACGAGGACTTTGGCCTCCACTTTGAGCTGGCGGTGTTCGACAACATCATCGAATGCCACAACAAGTGTTCATTTTGCTTCATCCACCAGATGGCACGAGGCTTGCGGCACTCGCTGTACATCATGGACGATGATTACCGCCTGAGCTTCCTGCAGGGCAATTTCATCACCCTGACCAACCTCAAGACCCACGACTGGAAACGGATCTACAGCGATCGCCTGTCGCCGTTGAACGTCTCAGTCCATACCACCAACCCGGCCCTTCGCGCGGAGATGATCAAGCATCCGCGGGGCGGAGAGATCAAGCGGCAACTCCGTCGGTTGGCGGCGAACGGCATCGACTTTCACGCCCAGATTGTCTTCTGTCCGGGTTTCAACGATGGTCCGGAACTTGAGCGCACCCTGCGAGACCTGGAAGAATTCAAGCCCCATCTGCTCTCGGTGGCGATCGTACCCGTCGGTCTGACGCAGTTCCGCCAGTACCTGCCGAAACTGTCGCCGGTTTCGCCGGAACTGGCCCGTGCCACGATCGCGCAGGTGCGCCGCTGGCAAACGCATTACCGCGCTCGCTGGGGGGACCCCACCGTTCGCCTGGGCGATGAATTCTACCTGATCGCAGACCTGCCCATTCCTGGCCATGCGCATTATGGCGACTACTGGCAACTGGGAGATGGGGTCGGAGGAGCCGCGCTGATGGCCCACGAATTCAAACGTCTGGCGAAGCACCTGCCGGTACGCCTGACCTCGCCCCGACGCGTCACAGTGGTCACAGGCCAGGCAGGGGAGCGCGTGCTGGCCCCGCTGGTGGACCGCCTGAACCAGGTCGAAGGCCTGACGGTGACGCTGGCCGTCCTGAAAAGCAGTTTCTGGGGTGAGCAAATCACCGTGACGGGCCTGCTGACTTACCATGACATCACCACCAGCCTGGCAGGGCAAAGTCTGGGAGATGCCGTGGTTCTCTCCCGCATCATGCTCAAAGACGGCACGGACCTGACCCTCGACGGCAAGCAGGTAGGTGACATCGCCAGCGCTTTGGGGGTGACCGTCCTCGCCGTGGAAAATTCTGCGAGAGGCCTCGTCTCAGGGGTTCTTGGGCGCGCGGAGGTTTCCCTGGAAGGCGGGGAATACGCCTATCACGGCCCTTACGAGCCCAACCTGCCGCTTGCCGCGCTGAACTGA
- a CDS encoding sensor domain-containing diguanylate cyclase — protein MAQADSPTGPEQRFAGLIFVSVATIGLLGAGWSLLAEAGLVAWLEAWSAGKDWVAATRGSLLANPTFYLLLVLGLMAEVTHIPLPRGGRMTAGFLINFAALLMLGLNAAIAVLSVVSLLTALIPPRRRLGLAAFQIGQLTLAYLAAHTALTYGHVYIYGYPGADDNVYVARAVVAYLTTHFLIVDGYLALQRGVSPLKILWDEDRTEIFVTIAMAPMALLMAYMHREQGWWGASLVLLPMFTTAYGVRLYIQVKRSEEALAEFNRQLTILQQVATRISSQIDLEQTLALIAHEMRRVIRYDDCQIFLLDPGQSTLVKHVQASPQASASPLTLPLGHGLIGQVARDRRAARIDDLQRDAMDVGVLAGFRSLLAVPVATDQEVLGVIALLNTAPHAFDAVAEKLLSILASQAAVAIKNAQLYRATQQLAITDGLTKIYNRRYFEEQLNAELARAKRYKHTTSLVVLDVDHFKKFNDAHGHLLGDQVLQGVARILLKSVRETDVVARYGGEEFVVVLPETPADAALEVAERIRRNIKSHPFWGRGQTPLQVTASLGLAADVLSLLPAQALFEQADKALYQAKSEGRDRVCRVVCAPDEAPAITTSRKDAAKEPTLRRQMRSAMQMSVEDWSRYLQGHFPQVIQDWWKEDHVETALKGGEKAWSGLAHTFATKLVAKLTSNEDERNGWLERFQEFTVYPEVRAELDRLICQGTSLLQLEHAVLALHTRSQSLVRGAPFSLEERMTVSLVQERLFQVLQLMVAQAWQDQLASAHEQAAGLASAAGSEGPSP, from the coding sequence ATGGCTCAGGCCGATTCTCCGACAGGCCCTGAACAGCGGTTTGCCGGACTGATTTTTGTTTCCGTGGCCACAATTGGCCTGCTGGGCGCTGGCTGGTCTCTGCTGGCGGAGGCGGGGCTGGTGGCCTGGCTGGAAGCCTGGAGCGCCGGAAAAGACTGGGTAGCAGCCACCCGTGGCTCACTGCTGGCCAACCCGACCTTCTACTTGCTGCTCGTGCTGGGCCTGATGGCGGAGGTCACCCACATCCCCTTGCCCCGGGGAGGTCGGATGACGGCCGGGTTCCTGATCAACTTCGCCGCGTTGTTGATGTTGGGTTTGAATGCCGCGATCGCCGTCCTCTCGGTTGTCAGCCTGCTGACGGCCTTGATTCCACCGCGGCGCCGGCTCGGCTTGGCGGCCTTTCAGATTGGACAACTCACACTCGCTTACCTGGCGGCCCATACCGCACTCACCTATGGCCACGTCTACATCTACGGCTATCCTGGGGCCGATGACAACGTATATGTGGCCCGAGCCGTGGTGGCCTACCTCACGACCCATTTCCTGATCGTCGATGGATACCTGGCGCTGCAGCGGGGCGTGTCACCCCTGAAAATACTGTGGGACGAGGATCGCACCGAAATCTTCGTGACCATCGCCATGGCCCCGATGGCCTTGCTGATGGCCTACATGCACCGCGAGCAGGGCTGGTGGGGCGCGAGCCTGGTGCTATTGCCCATGTTCACGACCGCCTACGGGGTGCGGCTCTATATTCAGGTCAAGCGTTCGGAGGAGGCCCTGGCGGAATTCAACCGGCAGCTCACCATCCTCCAGCAAGTGGCAACCCGCATCTCAAGCCAGATCGACCTGGAACAGACGCTGGCGCTGATCGCGCATGAAATGCGCCGCGTGATCCGGTACGACGACTGTCAGATTTTTCTGCTCGACCCCGGCCAATCGACCTTGGTCAAGCACGTGCAGGCCTCGCCTCAAGCCTCAGCGTCGCCACTGACGCTGCCTCTCGGCCACGGCCTGATCGGTCAAGTGGCACGCGACCGCCGGGCAGCCCGCATTGACGATCTTCAACGCGATGCGATGGATGTGGGGGTGCTGGCCGGGTTCCGTTCCCTGCTGGCCGTTCCAGTGGCCACCGACCAGGAAGTCCTGGGCGTGATTGCCTTGTTGAATACGGCCCCTCACGCCTTCGACGCGGTGGCCGAGAAGCTCCTGAGCATCCTGGCCTCCCAGGCAGCGGTGGCCATCAAGAATGCTCAACTTTACCGGGCCACCCAGCAACTGGCCATCACGGACGGCTTGACCAAGATATACAACCGACGCTATTTCGAAGAGCAACTGAACGCGGAACTGGCGCGCGCGAAGCGCTACAAGCACACGACCTCGCTGGTCGTGCTCGACGTGGACCACTTCAAAAAATTCAACGATGCCCACGGGCACCTGCTGGGCGACCAGGTGCTCCAGGGCGTGGCCCGCATCCTCCTCAAGAGTGTGAGAGAGACCGATGTGGTGGCGCGATATGGTGGCGAGGAGTTTGTCGTCGTCCTGCCGGAAACACCGGCCGATGCGGCGTTGGAGGTCGCAGAACGGATCCGTCGCAACATCAAGTCCCACCCCTTCTGGGGGCGTGGGCAAACCCCGCTCCAGGTGACGGCCAGTCTGGGCCTGGCGGCGGATGTGTTGAGCCTGCTGCCCGCTCAAGCCCTGTTCGAGCAGGCGGACAAGGCGCTGTATCAGGCCAAGAGCGAGGGCCGGGACCGGGTGTGTCGCGTGGTCTGTGCGCCTGACGAGGCGCCGGCCATCACCACTTCCCGCAAGGACGCAGCCAAGGAACCGACCCTCCGTCGGCAGATGCGCTCAGCCATGCAGATGTCTGTCGAGGATTGGTCTCGCTACCTCCAAGGCCACTTCCCGCAAGTCATCCAGGACTGGTGGAAAGAGGACCACGTGGAGACGGCTCTCAAGGGTGGCGAAAAGGCCTGGAGCGGATTGGCTCACACCTTCGCCACCAAATTGGTGGCCAAGCTCACGAGCAATGAAGACGAACGCAACGGATGGCTGGAGCGATTTCAGGAATTCACCGTCTACCCGGAGGTTCGGGCGGAGTTGGATCGTTTGATCTGTCAGGGGACCTCTCTCCTTCAACTGGAACACGCCGTGCTGGCGCTGCACACCCGGTCGCAATCGCTGGTCCGGGGGGCGCCTTTCTCCCTGGAGGAGCGTATGACGGTGAGTTTGGTCCAGGAACGACTGTTCCAGGTGTTGCAACTGATGGTGGCGCAGGCGTGGCAAGACCAGCTGGCGTCCGCCCACGAGCAGGCCGCAGGGCTCGCCAGTGCGGCGGGTTCAGAAGGTCCGTCACCATGA
- the gatC gene encoding Asp-tRNA(Asn)/Glu-tRNA(Gln) amidotransferase subunit GatC, which yields MISRDDVVHIAKLARLTLSEAELDSQTEQLGRIVDFFNALDRVDTAGVALTSHPLPVENAARPDVRGASLELDALLAGAPQREGDYFRVPRILDNA from the coding sequence ATGATTTCCAGGGATGATGTGGTCCACATTGCCAAACTGGCACGACTGACACTGAGCGAAGCCGAACTGGACAGTCAAACCGAGCAACTCGGGCGAATCGTGGATTTCTTCAATGCGCTCGATCGCGTCGACACCGCTGGCGTGGCGCTCACCTCGCACCCCCTCCCGGTGGAGAATGCGGCTCGGCCCGATGTGAGAGGGGCGTCCCTGGAGTTGGACGCTTTGCTGGCCGGCGCCCCCCAGCGTGAGGGCGATTATTTCCGCGTCCCGAGGATTCTGGACAACGCCTGA
- a CDS encoding VanZ family protein, whose product MWTWPRHPLRWAIVVAWMGLIFWMSSQSASGAQSEWLLNFLASALGLEPAPPGGGVLHLGLRKLAHFSEYLVLSALFLHALEEQPRRVLQALLYTVAYAVTDEWHQTLVPSRVGALTDVLIDSAGAFTATLPALWARRGS is encoded by the coding sequence ATGTGGACCTGGCCGCGCCATCCCCTGCGCTGGGCGATCGTCGTCGCGTGGATGGGCCTGATTTTTTGGATGTCCTCCCAGAGCGCTTCGGGGGCGCAGAGCGAGTGGCTGCTGAACTTTCTGGCCTCGGCCCTCGGGCTGGAACCCGCTCCACCGGGTGGGGGTGTCCTGCATCTGGGTCTGCGCAAGCTGGCGCATTTCAGCGAGTATCTGGTCCTGTCGGCCCTGTTCCTGCACGCACTGGAGGAGCAGCCCCGGCGTGTGCTTCAAGCGCTGCTCTATACCGTGGCTTATGCCGTCACGGATGAATGGCATCAGACCTTGGTTCCTTCCCGGGTCGGAGCCCTGACGGATGTCTTGATCGACTCCGCCGGGGCCTTCACGGCGACCTTGCCGGCGCTCTGGGCGCGCAGGGGGAGCTGA
- a CDS encoding glycosyltransferase, with amino-acid sequence MARAARIALVHDGLATAGGGGGAERVLATLHELLPAAPIFTTVYAPARMPDGMRDWDIRTTFLQRLPGGPTAYQRYFPLFPLAAESIDLRGFDIVVSCSHAVAKGVLVDSQAFHMCMCYSPLRYVWDMYQEYLQIERLSPLHRALLPLLMHYLRTWDALSAARVDEFVAISHYVRRRIEKYYHRPAHVIYPPVDILKSSQQPADYYLVVSRLVAYKRIDMVVDAFNRLGWPLVVIGDGGERANLERRAKSNIRFLGRQSDTVVRDYLAQAQGFIFPGVEDFGIAPVEAMGAGRPVVAFARGGAAETVRDGETGVLFTEHTVEALVAALERCRGHAFDADAITRHAEQFSSARFKREFTAHLARRIKTMGFEPPEGA; translated from the coding sequence ATGGCGAGAGCAGCAAGGATTGCCCTGGTACACGATGGCCTCGCCACGGCCGGGGGCGGGGGCGGGGCCGAGCGGGTGCTCGCGACGCTTCACGAGCTTTTGCCGGCTGCGCCGATTTTTACCACGGTATACGCGCCCGCGCGGATGCCGGACGGCATGCGGGATTGGGACATTCGAACCACCTTTCTGCAGCGTCTTCCAGGTGGTCCGACGGCCTATCAGCGATATTTCCCGCTCTTTCCTCTCGCCGCCGAATCGATAGACCTGCGTGGTTTCGACATCGTGGTCAGTTGCAGTCACGCTGTCGCCAAGGGCGTTTTGGTTGACAGTCAAGCTTTCCACATGTGCATGTGTTACAGTCCGCTGCGTTATGTTTGGGATATGTATCAGGAGTACTTGCAGATTGAGCGCCTTTCGCCCTTGCATCGGGCCCTGCTCCCTCTGCTGATGCACTATTTGCGGACCTGGGATGCGCTCTCTGCCGCTCGTGTGGATGAATTCGTGGCCATTTCGCACTATGTCAGGCGTCGCATCGAAAAGTACTACCATCGGCCGGCCCATGTGATCTATCCGCCCGTGGATATTCTCAAGTCCAGCCAACAACCTGCCGACTATTATCTGGTCGTGAGCCGGTTGGTGGCCTACAAGCGCATCGACATGGTCGTGGATGCCTTCAATCGGCTCGGGTGGCCCTTGGTGGTGATTGGAGATGGTGGGGAGCGTGCGAACTTGGAACGCCGCGCGAAGTCCAATATCCGTTTCCTCGGGCGTCAGTCGGATACGGTGGTCCGTGACTACCTCGCACAGGCGCAAGGTTTCATCTTTCCAGGGGTTGAAGACTTCGGCATTGCGCCGGTGGAGGCGATGGGGGCGGGGCGACCAGTGGTGGCCTTTGCCCGGGGTGGAGCGGCGGAGACGGTACGAGATGGCGAGACCGGGGTGCTTTTTACCGAACACACGGTGGAGGCGCTGGTGGCTGCCCTGGAGCGTTGCCGCGGGCACGCCTTCGATGCAGACGCCATCACGCGGCACGCGGAACAATTTTCCAGCGCTCGCTTCAAACGCGAATTCACGGCGCACCTGGCGCGGCGGATCAAGACCATGGGGTTCGAACCCCCGGAGGGCGCGTGA
- a CDS encoding polysaccharide biosynthesis tyrosine autokinase, with product MDLKFYAGVLIRRWWMIALTTLIVCGVTWLKASAQPVVYSAEVRLLYEANTIANSVLGSVGLMMPSWNNPVNTQLQLIKTRPNLETVMERLAIPQANRPAFYDALNAGLSASIGGNTDIIVVRYSSQDPVQTVRVVNEVGRVFIETNKSQRQETARQTRQFIEQQLARTERMLNEAEEAVARFRQSERIFNVSDVGAGTAGKLASIDSETMDIGFQRSIIEAKAADARRHLEVTDLDLAKRLEKLRVDPAFNALQAEGARAEAAIALTRAQFKDDSLEVREAQKRLERVKSALASRVRRLLGNGLTEDELALGRTPTESRYLSELIGAESELVMLNVREKALASSKVLYEAKFASLPAKEQQMSRLLRQKAATEETYNVFVRRMQEARITEAISVGSMRLVEEAREASASFAPMAKMVAVSALMGVMFGAAIAMLVEYLDDRIRRPEDAESVLDLPILGMLPWVEGREAATKRLVVLEDPRSPVTESYRALQTYTRMVDPDVEHQAVLITSPGPKEGKSTVLANLAITSAQLGRRTLIIDTDLRAPSQHINFDRPNLMGLYDVVYESLAPEEAIQPTDVDNLDILCTGPVPPDPVSTLHSESFKRLVTRLRRDYDAIFFDAPPINFFTDAAVLGRLVDSVLLVVDVRSTTRQHTVTAKDLLVKARVPLRGMVVKNMSYKMSRYHNRYFERYYMDRLKNMADD from the coding sequence ATGGATCTGAAGTTTTATGCCGGCGTTTTGATTCGTCGCTGGTGGATGATCGCCCTGACGACTCTCATCGTGTGTGGCGTGACCTGGCTCAAGGCCTCGGCGCAACCGGTGGTGTACTCTGCTGAGGTGCGGCTGCTTTACGAGGCCAACACGATTGCCAACTCGGTGCTCGGCTCGGTTGGGTTGATGATGCCATCGTGGAACAACCCGGTGAACACGCAACTGCAATTGATCAAGACGCGCCCCAATCTGGAAACCGTGATGGAACGGCTCGCGATTCCACAGGCCAACCGACCGGCATTCTATGATGCACTGAACGCGGGTTTGAGTGCCAGTATTGGTGGAAACACCGACATCATTGTGGTTCGTTACTCGTCTCAAGACCCCGTCCAGACCGTGCGTGTCGTCAATGAAGTCGGCCGCGTATTCATCGAAACCAACAAGTCGCAACGCCAAGAGACGGCGCGGCAGACGCGTCAATTCATCGAGCAACAGCTCGCCAGGACCGAACGCATGCTGAATGAGGCCGAAGAGGCAGTGGCCCGTTTCCGCCAGTCTGAGCGAATTTTCAACGTATCGGATGTCGGGGCTGGCACGGCTGGTAAGCTGGCCTCGATCGATTCCGAAACGATGGACATCGGGTTTCAGCGCTCCATCATCGAGGCCAAAGCGGCCGATGCGCGACGTCATCTGGAAGTCACTGACCTGGATTTGGCGAAGCGTCTCGAAAAGCTGCGCGTCGATCCGGCCTTCAACGCCCTGCAAGCGGAGGGGGCCCGCGCCGAGGCCGCGATCGCGCTCACGCGTGCGCAGTTCAAAGACGATTCCTTGGAAGTGCGCGAGGCACAGAAGCGGCTCGAACGGGTCAAGTCCGCTCTGGCCAGCCGGGTCAGACGCTTACTCGGCAATGGCCTCACGGAGGATGAACTCGCTCTCGGGCGTACGCCTACGGAATCGCGTTACTTATCAGAGTTGATCGGGGCCGAATCCGAACTGGTCATGCTGAATGTCCGAGAAAAAGCCCTTGCCTCATCGAAGGTACTTTACGAGGCGAAATTTGCGTCCTTGCCGGCCAAGGAGCAGCAGATGAGTCGCTTGCTCCGGCAGAAGGCGGCCACCGAGGAAACGTACAACGTTTTCGTGCGCCGGATGCAGGAGGCGCGCATCACCGAAGCCATCTCTGTCGGAAGCATGCGTCTGGTCGAGGAAGCCCGCGAGGCCAGTGCATCTTTTGCCCCTATGGCGAAGATGGTGGCGGTTTCAGCCCTGATGGGGGTGATGTTTGGGGCGGCGATCGCCATGCTGGTGGAGTACCTGGATGACCGCATTCGGCGTCCAGAGGATGCCGAGTCGGTGCTCGACCTGCCCATTCTTGGCATGTTGCCGTGGGTGGAGGGGCGAGAAGCGGCCACCAAGCGCCTGGTCGTCCTGGAAGACCCACGCTCTCCCGTGACCGAATCCTACCGTGCCCTTCAGACTTACACGCGCATGGTGGACCCAGACGTCGAGCATCAGGCCGTGCTGATTACCAGCCCTGGCCCCAAGGAGGGCAAGTCCACGGTGCTGGCCAACCTGGCCATCACCTCCGCCCAACTCGGTCGGCGCACCCTGATCATCGATACGGACCTGCGGGCCCCCTCACAGCATATCAATTTCGACCGCCCCAACCTCATGGGGCTTTATGACGTGGTGTACGAGAGCCTGGCGCCTGAGGAGGCCATTCAACCCACTGACGTGGACAACCTGGATATTCTCTGTACGGGACCGGTCCCCCCAGACCCGGTATCCACGCTGCATTCTGAATCCTTCAAACGCCTGGTGACGCGCCTGCGGAGGGATTACGATGCCATCTTCTTCGATGCGCCGCCCATCAACTTTTTCACCGATGCCGCGGTACTCGGGCGCCTGGTCGACAGCGTGCTGCTGGTGGTCGACGTTCGCTCGACGACCCGTCAACACACGGTGACGGCCAAGGATTTGCTGGTGAAGGCACGCGTGCCGCTGCGGGGCATGGTGGTCAAAAACATGTCCTACAAGATGAGCCGTTACCACAATCGCTACTTTGAGCGCTACTACATGGACCGGCTCAAGAACATGGCGGACGACTAG
- a CDS encoding GlsB/YeaQ/YmgE family stress response membrane protein: MFGFIWMLLVAAIVGFLGDALAPGRMPGGWLGAVVAGIVGSAIGGYLFSAAGLPIGPVIAGFAMIPSIIGAALLVWLLSALAGPLARWGR, from the coding sequence ATGTTCGGGTTCATCTGGATGTTGTTGGTGGCTGCCATCGTGGGATTCCTCGGCGATGCTTTGGCGCCGGGGCGCATGCCGGGCGGTTGGTTGGGGGCCGTGGTGGCAGGAATCGTGGGGTCCGCCATCGGTGGCTACCTGTTCTCCGCGGCTGGATTGCCAATCGGGCCTGTCATCGCCGGATTCGCCATGATTCCTTCGATCATCGGGGCGGCCTTGCTGGTGTGGTTGTTAAGTGCCCTGGCCGGGCCCTTGGCTCGCTGGGGCCGTTGA
- a CDS encoding sugar transferase, translated as MTVSFGNDALLVPSYPGALSPEDSLNHSRFKRLTDILVSAGGLFLLAWLYGAIALLIKWDSPGPVLFRQTRLGKGGVPFTILKFRTMREDLDHEMAVARHPENRRELLYKNAHDPRLTRVGRWLRRNSLDELPQLLNILRGEMALVGPRPLPVEDTRYYRDWHWGRLTVLPGLTGLWQVSGRSRLSSEEMVRLDLYYIEHWSPWMDLLIIAKTFWVVMTRDGAY; from the coding sequence GTGACGGTTTCATTTGGCAACGATGCGTTGTTGGTGCCCTCCTACCCGGGGGCCTTGTCACCGGAAGACAGCCTCAACCACAGCCGCTTCAAACGCTTGACGGACATCCTGGTCAGCGCGGGCGGTCTGTTTCTGCTCGCCTGGCTCTATGGCGCGATCGCCCTGCTGATCAAGTGGGACTCGCCGGGGCCCGTCCTGTTTCGGCAGACGCGCTTGGGCAAGGGCGGGGTGCCTTTCACCATCCTGAAGTTCCGGACCATGAGGGAGGACCTCGACCACGAGATGGCCGTTGCCCGGCACCCCGAAAATCGGCGGGAGCTGCTGTACAAGAATGCGCACGACCCTCGTCTGACGCGGGTGGGGCGCTGGCTGCGTCGCAACAGCCTGGACGAACTGCCGCAGTTGCTGAACATCCTGCGTGGCGAAATGGCCCTGGTTGGTCCGCGGCCCCTTCCCGTCGAGGACACGCGCTACTACCGGGATTGGCATTGGGGACGTCTGACCGTGCTGCCCGGCCTGACTGGGCTGTGGCAAGTGAGCGGTCGCTCCAGGCTGTCGTCCGAGGAAATGGTGCGTCTGGACCTGTACTACATCGAGCACTGGTCGCCTTGGATGGATCTGCTCATCATCGCGAAGACCTTCTGGGTAGTGATGACGCGCGACGGGGCATACTGA
- the rpsA gene encoding 30S ribosomal protein S1 — MPQVDDTLEFGHIDYESTFRNLQQGDIVNGFVIKVGPDEVLVDVGGKSEGVIPIRELSSTPVGDPREFVQVGDELELYILREENEDGQLTLSKKRVDQARGWIQAVKDYEEERTINAPVKDVVKGGVIVDCYKLRGFVPASQLRTKGPHEELIGQELPLKIIEVDQRRNKLILSHRQAIAAEKGKQRSETLASLEVGQIVEGKVVRIADFGAFIDLGGIDGLLPISEISWQRIQHPSDLLKIGDDLTLKVLKVDRDSHKISLSLKQLQPDPWTTLAERFREGEVIDGRVTKLASFGAFVEIEPGVEALLPTAEMSDRQVKPEEVVTVGQELRAVIKRFRPEDRRISLSLREVAQDVTMGDSEESDGTSDEE; from the coding sequence ATGCCTCAAGTGGATGACACCCTCGAATTTGGACACATCGATTACGAATCGACTTTCCGGAATCTCCAGCAAGGAGACATCGTGAACGGGTTCGTCATCAAAGTCGGCCCCGACGAAGTGCTCGTCGACGTGGGCGGCAAGTCGGAAGGTGTCATTCCCATCCGCGAACTTTCGAGCACCCCGGTGGGTGACCCCCGTGAGTTCGTCCAAGTGGGCGACGAACTGGAACTCTACATCCTGCGTGAGGAAAACGAAGATGGCCAGCTGACGCTGTCCAAGAAGCGGGTAGACCAGGCCCGTGGTTGGATTCAAGCCGTCAAGGATTACGAGGAAGAACGGACCATCAATGCACCCGTCAAGGACGTGGTCAAGGGTGGCGTGATTGTCGACTGCTACAAGCTCCGTGGATTCGTTCCCGCGTCTCAATTGCGGACCAAGGGCCCCCACGAGGAACTGATTGGTCAGGAACTGCCGCTGAAGATCATCGAAGTCGACCAGCGCCGGAACAAGCTGATCCTGTCGCACCGCCAGGCGATCGCGGCGGAGAAGGGCAAGCAACGCTCGGAAACGTTGGCGTCCTTGGAAGTGGGTCAAATCGTCGAGGGCAAGGTGGTTCGCATCGCAGACTTCGGCGCGTTCATCGACCTTGGCGGAATCGACGGTCTGCTCCCCATCTCCGAAATTTCCTGGCAGCGGATCCAGCACCCGTCCGACCTGCTCAAGATCGGCGATGACTTGACGCTCAAGGTGCTCAAGGTGGATCGCGACAGCCACAAGATCTCGCTCTCCCTCAAGCAACTCCAGCCCGATCCGTGGACCACGTTGGCGGAGCGCTTCCGTGAGGGCGAAGTGATCGACGGTCGCGTGACCAAGCTGGCTTCGTTCGGCGCCTTTGTCGAAATTGAACCCGGCGTGGAAGCCCTCCTGCCCACCGCTGAAATGTCCGACCGCCAGGTCAAGCCCGAAGAGGTGGTCACCGTCGGTCAAGAACTGCGTGCCGTGATCAAGCGCTTCCGCCCCGAAGACCGCCGCATTTCGCTGAGTCTCCGTGAGGTTGCGCAGGACGTGACCATGGGCGATTCTGAGGAGTCTGATGGGACGTCGGACGAGGAATAA